A single genomic interval of Cucumis sativus cultivar 9930 chromosome 7, Cucumber_9930_V3, whole genome shotgun sequence harbors:
- the LOC101207895 gene encoding peptide methionine sulfoxide reductase B5 codes for MGFSILRTSPLSSSRAFLSNPTPFPASPHSFFKTHFQSSSLSPNPTSFAISPTRFGGAFPLRSRGFRQSRVLAMSSPNSVQKSEEEWRAILSPEQFRILRQKGTEYPGTGIYDKFYGEGVYHCAGCEAPLYKSNTKFNSGCGWPAFFDGIPGAIKSTPDPDGMRTEITCAACGGHLGHVFKGEGFRTPTNERHCVNSISLKFSPSQ; via the exons ATGGGCTTTTCTATTCTTCGAACTTCccctctctcttcctctcgAGCTTTTCTCTCCAACCCCACACCCTTTCCCGCTTCGCCTCACTCCTTCTTCAAAACCCATTTCcaatcttcttctctctccccCAATCCCACTTCTTTCGCCATCTCCCCTACTCGTTTTGGTGGGGCTTTTCCTCTGAGATCCCGTGGCTTCCGTCAGAGTCGTGTTTTGGCCATGTCTTCGCCTAATTCAGTCCAGAAATCGGAGGAGGAGTGGCGAGCCATCCTTTCGCCGGAGCAGTTTCGAATTCTCCGGCAAAAAGGAACAGA GTATCCAGGAACTGGCATTTATGACAAATTCTATGGCGAGGGAGTCTATCACTGTGCCGGATGTGAGGCACCTCTTTATAAGTCGAATACCAAATTCAACTCCGGCTGTGGTTGGCCAGCATTTTTCGACGGTATCCCTGGAGCCATTAAAAGCACT CCTGACCCTGATGGGATGAGAACTGAAATCACATGTGCTGCTTGCGGTGGTCATCTGGGTCATGTTTTTAAAGGAGAAGGCTTTCGAACACCCACAAATGAGCGCCATTGTGTCAATAGTATTTCACTCAAGTTTTCTCCCTCTCAGTGA